Proteins from a genomic interval of Salinarchaeum sp. Harcht-Bsk1:
- a CDS encoding aminomethyltransferase family protein has protein sequence MTVLRSVHEAHGATFTERGGRSVVLDYGRPERTVTAVRNVAGVTEAAYGIVSVTGDDRVDYVDNAVTNAVPTAEGDGSYALLLDPDGKIRTDMYVYHAGERLLVFVPPGEAESLAAEWTDKTFIEDVNFEVATAEFGVFGVHGPKATEKVASVFTNGTPPDERLTFDRGQFDDVGVTVLRTDAPTGEEGYEVVCAADSAEKVFDVLVNQGLNAAPFGWKTWDTLTLEAGTPLFASELDGRLPNVVGVRNALDFEKGCYVGQEVVSRIENRGRPPERLVGIQFDAEAVPEAGAAVMDGDAAVGELTRVMESPTLDATIAMAVVAADLDGGFEPDAESTEENRALSVRVAGEAVAATIVTLPFVDGSDRSARVPRYV, from the coding sequence ATGACGGTGCTCCGGTCGGTGCACGAAGCCCACGGCGCGACGTTCACCGAGCGCGGCGGCCGCTCGGTCGTGCTGGACTACGGCCGACCCGAGCGGACGGTCACGGCGGTGCGGAACGTGGCCGGGGTGACCGAGGCTGCGTACGGCATCGTTTCTGTCACTGGCGACGATCGGGTCGACTACGTCGACAACGCGGTGACCAATGCAGTGCCGACGGCGGAAGGCGACGGTTCGTACGCGCTCTTGCTCGATCCCGATGGGAAGATCCGGACGGACATGTACGTCTACCACGCGGGCGAACGACTGCTCGTCTTCGTTCCGCCCGGTGAGGCCGAGTCCCTCGCCGCGGAGTGGACGGACAAGACGTTCATCGAGGACGTGAACTTCGAGGTCGCAACCGCGGAGTTCGGCGTGTTCGGCGTCCACGGTCCGAAGGCGACGGAGAAGGTCGCGAGCGTGTTCACGAACGGCACGCCCCCGGACGAGCGGCTGACGTTCGACCGCGGACAGTTCGACGACGTCGGCGTGACGGTGCTCCGGACCGACGCCCCGACCGGCGAGGAAGGCTACGAGGTCGTCTGCGCAGCCGACTCGGCCGAGAAGGTCTTCGACGTGCTCGTGAACCAGGGCCTGAACGCGGCGCCGTTCGGCTGGAAGACCTGGGACACGCTGACGCTGGAGGCCGGAACGCCGCTCTTTGCCAGCGAACTCGACGGACGGCTCCCGAACGTCGTCGGCGTCCGGAACGCGCTCGACTTCGAGAAAGGCTGCTACGTCGGCCAGGAGGTCGTCTCCCGGATCGAGAACCGCGGGCGGCCTCCCGAGCGACTCGTGGGGATCCAATTCGACGCGGAGGCAGTGCCGGAGGCCGGCGCCGCCGTGATGGACGGCGATGCGGCGGTCGGCGAACTCACGCGAGTCATGGAATCACCGACGCTCGACGCGACGATCGCGATGGCGGTCGTAGCCGCCGACCTCGATGGCGGTTTCGAACCCGACGCCGAATCGACCGAGGAAAACAGAGCGTTGTCGGTTCGGGTCGCCGGGGAGGCAGTGGCGGCCACAATCGTGACGCTCCCGTTCGTCGACGGAAGTGACCGATCAGCGCGCGTCCCCCGATACGTCTGA
- a CDS encoding ribonuclease P protein component 4, protein MSNAIAVERIQRLAALAADATADGDVERGRSYVRTARQLAQRQRLTLPKEFRRRTCDRCDAYLIPGTNARVRTQDGHVVVTCDCGEIARYPYD, encoded by the coding sequence ATGAGCAACGCCATTGCGGTGGAGCGAATCCAACGGCTGGCGGCCCTGGCTGCCGACGCGACGGCAGACGGCGACGTCGAGCGAGGGAGGTCGTACGTGCGGACCGCGCGCCAGCTCGCGCAGCGACAGCGACTCACCCTCCCGAAGGAGTTTCGACGTAGGACGTGTGACCGGTGTGACGCGTACCTGATCCCGGGGACGAACGCCAGGGTGCGGACCCAGGACGGGCACGTGGTAGTGACCTGTGACTGTGGCGAGATCGCTCGGTATCCGTACGACTGA
- a CDS encoding mechanosensitive ion channel family protein, which translates to MIPLQGLGPVERFLEDNTDLALGTIDTLSSLLIFVGVLVGLYVIGRATVLPIARRLFARRGLDEHASKPLLKVVWFVVLFAAIAIAFGAAGYGNFLSSLAVIAAAATLAVGFAMQDVIKNFVSGIFIFSEKPFRIGDWIEWGDHSGVVEDISLRVTRVRTFDNELLTVANSELTNGVLKNPVAKDKLRLQFTFGIGYGDDVDAATEIVVEEAEAHDGIMDDPAPSVRLTELGDSYVGLTSRIWIENPSRADFVGIRGEYVQSVKERFDEEGIDIPYPTRTLDGVVEVGEQTA; encoded by the coding sequence ATGATACCACTGCAGGGACTCGGGCCGGTCGAGCGGTTCCTCGAGGACAACACCGACCTCGCGCTGGGGACGATCGACACCCTCTCCAGCCTGCTGATCTTCGTGGGCGTCCTCGTTGGCCTCTACGTGATCGGCCGTGCGACCGTGTTGCCGATCGCCCGACGACTGTTCGCACGTCGAGGGCTCGACGAGCACGCGAGCAAGCCGTTGCTCAAGGTCGTCTGGTTCGTGGTCCTCTTCGCCGCGATCGCGATCGCGTTCGGCGCAGCGGGGTACGGCAACTTCCTCTCCTCGCTTGCGGTCATCGCAGCGGCCGCGACCCTCGCCGTCGGGTTCGCCATGCAGGACGTGATCAAGAACTTCGTCTCCGGCATCTTCATCTTCAGCGAGAAGCCGTTCCGCATCGGCGACTGGATCGAGTGGGGCGACCACTCCGGCGTCGTCGAGGACATTAGCCTCCGCGTGACGCGGGTGCGAACTTTCGACAACGAACTCCTGACGGTCGCCAACTCCGAGTTGACCAACGGCGTCCTGAAGAATCCGGTCGCGAAGGACAAGCTCCGACTGCAGTTCACGTTCGGCATCGGCTACGGCGACGACGTCGACGCTGCCACGGAGATCGTCGTCGAGGAAGCGGAGGCGCACGATGGCATCATGGACGATCCCGCGCCCTCGGTCCGACTCACGGAACTCGGCGACTCGTACGTCGGCCTCACGTCACGGATCTGGATCGAGAACCCCTCGCGAGCGGACTTCGTCGGCATCCGCGGCGAGTACGTCCAGTCCGTCAAGGAGCGCTTCGACGAGGAAGGGATCGACATCCCCTACCCGACCCGCACCCTCGACGGGGTCGTCGAAGTCGGCGAGCAGACCGCGTAA
- a CDS encoding PRC-barrel domain-containing protein has product MTDVLAESLSEKAVMGTDGAEIGSLYNVTVDLESGQLRDLVVSPLEDGPDFEFKIDEDGHYLVPVGRVQSVRDYIVVER; this is encoded by the coding sequence ATGACAGACGTGCTCGCCGAGAGCCTCTCGGAGAAAGCGGTGATGGGAACCGACGGAGCGGAGATCGGCTCGCTCTACAACGTGACGGTGGATCTGGAGTCCGGCCAGCTCCGAGACCTCGTCGTCTCGCCGCTGGAGGACGGCCCCGACTTCGAGTTCAAGATCGACGAAGACGGCCACTACCTCGTCCCGGTCGGACGCGTGCAGTCCGTGCGCGACTACATCGTCGTCGAACGCTGA
- a CDS encoding YkgJ family cysteine cluster protein, with translation MDSLEAELERARDLDVAVLADAIESIGFECTRCGGCCKGETDEPHTATVFPDEVRRLQASAVAADGDDVDDDDGDQTEYDWRDVARPMPYGLTDGPDGLEGETFEWALQTDACGDCRFYEEPSDASGAAGQDRSDDERGADQPGNGYCTVHEDRPLICETYPFSVALGGTSQPMGEAVDAEGIVRAHECEGLGRDIARTDAEELAMALRERAIRELEEAIAVRDAYEPMPAGPGEIVVHDSEGPKRSDGTSFE, from the coding sequence GTGGACTCCCTCGAAGCCGAACTCGAACGTGCCCGCGACCTCGACGTGGCGGTCCTCGCCGACGCGATAGAGTCCATCGGCTTCGAGTGCACGCGCTGTGGTGGCTGCTGCAAGGGTGAGACCGACGAGCCCCACACGGCGACGGTGTTCCCCGACGAGGTACGGCGACTCCAGGCGAGCGCGGTGGCGGCTGACGGCGACGACGTCGATGACGACGACGGTGACCAGACCGAGTACGACTGGCGTGACGTCGCGCGCCCGATGCCGTATGGCCTCACAGACGGCCCGGACGGACTCGAGGGAGAGACCTTCGAGTGGGCGCTCCAGACCGACGCCTGCGGGGACTGCCGGTTTTACGAGGAGCCTTCGGATGCGTCCGGTGCCGCTGGGCAGGATCGATCCGACGACGAACGCGGTGCGGACCAGCCCGGCAACGGGTACTGCACCGTCCACGAGGACCGCCCGCTCATCTGCGAAACCTATCCGTTCAGCGTCGCGCTCGGTGGGACGAGCCAGCCTATGGGCGAGGCCGTCGACGCGGAGGGGATCGTCCGCGCCCACGAGTGTGAAGGGCTCGGGCGGGACATCGCCCGAACCGACGCCGAGGAGCTCGCGATGGCGCTCCGGGAGCGAGCCATCCGGGAACTCGAGGAGGCAATCGCGGTGCGCGACGCGTACGAGCCGATGCCGGCCGGTCCCGGCGAGATCGTCGTCCACGATTCTGAGGGGCCAAAGCGTTCGGACGGTACGTCATTTGAATGA
- a CDS encoding PIG-L deacetylase family protein produces MSDDHSLLVVGAHPDDCSIKAGGIAAKYVEAGHDVTFLSVTDGSAGHQEMGRTELAYRRRRETKAVARTLGIDYDVFDLPDGELEPTLDNRRKLIRYIREVDPDIVLGPRPNDYHPDHRYTAQLLRDAAYSLIVPNVCPDTDALDSNPIFGYVADHFQKPAPFEPDVVLDVSDVVETKVDALHCHESQMYEWLPYTFGELDSVPDGEEARREWLGNDGLGHLVENTEMNVAARFRDELRERYGEDAGDAVEHAEAVEISEYGAPLTDEDREALFFF; encoded by the coding sequence ATGAGCGACGACCACTCCTTGCTCGTCGTCGGTGCCCACCCCGACGACTGCTCGATCAAGGCAGGCGGCATCGCCGCGAAGTACGTCGAGGCGGGACACGACGTGACATTCCTCTCCGTGACGGACGGGAGCGCTGGCCACCAGGAGATGGGCCGAACCGAACTTGCATACCGACGCCGTCGGGAGACAAAGGCCGTGGCGCGGACGCTCGGGATCGACTACGACGTGTTCGACCTCCCGGACGGCGAACTCGAGCCGACGCTGGACAACCGGCGGAAGCTGATTCGATACATTCGAGAGGTCGATCCCGACATCGTGCTCGGCCCGCGACCCAACGACTACCATCCCGACCATCGCTACACGGCGCAGCTCCTGCGGGACGCGGCCTACTCGCTGATCGTACCGAACGTCTGCCCCGACACGGACGCCCTCGATTCGAACCCGATCTTCGGCTACGTCGCCGACCACTTCCAGAAGCCGGCACCCTTCGAACCCGACGTCGTCCTCGACGTGAGCGACGTCGTCGAGACGAAGGTCGACGCGCTGCACTGCCACGAGTCGCAGATGTACGAGTGGCTCCCCTACACGTTCGGCGAACTCGACTCGGTGCCGGACGGGGAAGAAGCACGCCGGGAGTGGCTGGGGAACGACGGCCTCGGTCACCTCGTCGAGAACACCGAGATGAACGTCGCCGCTCGGTTCCGCGACGAACTCCGGGAGCGATACGGCGAGGACGCTGGCGACGCCGTCGAACACGCCGAGGCCGTCGAGATCTCGGAGTACGGCGCACCGCTGACCGACGAGGATCGCGAGGCGCTCTTTTTCTTCTGA
- a CDS encoding TRAM domain-containing protein yields MQISEKLLCLFSAEIESDGDRYVVEVPKRELETGSIEDGETYRVALIAGDEDESPAARDSSAPAADVASDQPQPPVEVGETRYVEIEDIGKQGDGIARVERGYVIIVPGAEVGERVKVEVSEVKSNFAVGEIIEA; encoded by the coding sequence GTGCAAATCTCTGAAAAGCTATTGTGTCTGTTCAGCGCGGAGATCGAATCTGACGGCGACCGCTACGTCGTCGAAGTACCGAAGCGAGAACTCGAAACCGGCTCGATCGAGGACGGTGAGACGTACCGCGTCGCCCTCATCGCCGGCGACGAGGACGAGTCACCGGCTGCACGAGACAGCAGTGCGCCTGCGGCCGACGTGGCCTCGGATCAGCCCCAGCCGCCGGTGGAGGTCGGCGAGACGCGCTACGTCGAGATCGAAGACATCGGCAAGCAGGGCGACGGTATCGCCCGCGTCGAGCGCGGCTACGTGATCATCGTGCCGGGCGCGGAAGTCGGCGAGCGCGTGAAGGTCGAGGTCAGCGAGGTCAAGTCGAACTTCGCCGTCGGCGAGATCATCGAGGCCTGA
- a CDS encoding thiamine pyrophosphate-dependent enzyme, which translates to MSAFNAIGQEREIESDEFTPGIEPQPTWCPGCGDFSVLKALKQALPEVGRTPEETLLCTGIGCSGKLNSYLDSYGFHTIHGRSLPVARAAKLANPGLEVIAAGGDGDGYGIGGNHFIHTARENHDITYIVFNNEVFGLTKGQTSPTSPKGHKSKTQPHGSAKSPLRPLSLSLTSGASYVARTAAVNPNQAKEILIEAIEHDGFAHVDFLTQCPTWNKDAKQYVPYVDVQDSDDYDFDVTDRQEAAEMMYETESALYEGTVLTGRFYKDDRPSYSEEKQAIGEMPEEPVVERYFDDDAEWKRSYDLLDRHK; encoded by the coding sequence ATGAGTGCATTCAACGCCATCGGCCAAGAACGGGAGATCGAAAGCGACGAGTTCACGCCGGGGATCGAGCCCCAGCCCACCTGGTGTCCGGGCTGTGGTGACTTCTCGGTCCTCAAAGCGCTGAAACAGGCACTGCCCGAGGTCGGCAGGACGCCCGAGGAGACGCTACTGTGTACCGGTATCGGCTGTTCCGGCAAGCTCAACAGCTACCTCGACAGCTACGGGTTCCACACGATCCACGGCCGCTCGCTGCCCGTCGCACGGGCCGCGAAGCTCGCCAACCCCGGCCTCGAAGTGATCGCGGCCGGCGGTGACGGCGACGGCTACGGCATCGGTGGGAACCACTTCATCCACACCGCCCGGGAGAACCACGACATCACGTACATCGTGTTCAACAACGAGGTCTTCGGCCTCACGAAGGGCCAGACCTCGCCGACGAGCCCGAAGGGCCACAAGTCCAAGACCCAGCCTCACGGCTCGGCGAAGTCGCCGCTCCGACCCCTCAGCCTCTCGCTGACGTCCGGAGCGTCCTACGTCGCCCGGACGGCAGCCGTCAACCCGAACCAGGCGAAGGAGATCCTCATCGAGGCGATCGAACACGACGGCTTCGCGCACGTCGACTTCCTGACCCAGTGTCCCACCTGGAACAAGGACGCCAAGCAGTACGTCCCCTACGTGGACGTCCAGGACTCCGACGATTACGACTTCGACGTCACCGACCGCCAGGAAGCAGCCGAGATGATGTACGAGACGGAATCCGCCCTCTACGAGGGGACCGTCCTCACCGGCCGCTTCTACAAGGACGATCGTCCGTCCTACAGCGAGGAGAAGCAGGCGATCGGCGAGATGCCGGAAGAACCCGTCGTCGAGCGGTACTTCGACGACGACGCGGAGTGGAAGCGCAGTTACGACCTGCTCGACCGCCACAAGTAG
- a CDS encoding VIT1/CCC1 transporter family protein yields MPGSRRQILRDLLADEAVRSISRRYFVSNGFDGTLTCIGIVVGAVLSGIPDGLTVIQIGLGAAVGLGTSALWSVWEIERAETKAEILRLERAMLIDLDDTRIERSHRGERLVHATASGLGPTIGILIPLTPFAFEGALLSMVEAGAISVALGVGILSVFGAYMGSISGQRWYVSAARMGLAGLVVTGINLLLPG; encoded by the coding sequence GTGCCTGGGAGCCGTCGTCAGATCCTGCGCGATCTCCTCGCGGACGAGGCGGTTCGATCGATCTCCCGCCGGTACTTCGTCTCCAACGGCTTCGACGGCACGCTCACCTGCATCGGGATCGTCGTCGGCGCGGTGCTCTCGGGGATCCCCGACGGGCTGACCGTGATCCAGATCGGGCTCGGCGCAGCGGTCGGGCTCGGCACGTCGGCGCTCTGGAGCGTGTGGGAGATCGAGCGTGCCGAGACGAAAGCGGAGATCCTCCGCCTCGAGCGTGCGATGCTCATCGATCTCGACGACACGAGGATCGAACGGTCCCATCGTGGCGAACGGCTGGTCCACGCCACGGCGAGCGGTCTCGGCCCGACGATCGGGATCCTGATCCCACTTACCCCGTTCGCCTTCGAAGGCGCCCTGCTCTCGATGGTCGAAGCCGGTGCGATCTCGGTCGCGCTCGGCGTCGGGATCCTCAGCGTGTTCGGGGCCTACATGGGCTCGATCTCGGGACAGCGCTGGTACGTCTCGGCGGCGCGGATGGGGCTGGCCGGCCTCGTCGTCACCGGGATCAATCTCCTATTGCCGGGGTAG
- a CDS encoding NOB1 family endonuclease — MYVLDSSAFIREYHTEEQTATIPLVREELEDESAYRFDAMEGSGMHIHIPSQETVEKVERAARDLGDFEELSETDVRLVGATFELDGTLVTDDYAMQNVADRLGVAVEVIAHDGIEEQREWLFQCQGCGREFDDDKDRCPICGSGLSRKNPSNA; from the coding sequence ATGTACGTTCTCGATTCCTCGGCGTTCATCCGCGAGTACCACACCGAAGAGCAGACGGCGACGATTCCCCTCGTTCGCGAGGAGCTCGAAGACGAGAGTGCCTATCGCTTCGACGCGATGGAAGGCTCGGGGATGCACATTCACATCCCGAGCCAGGAGACCGTCGAGAAGGTCGAGCGGGCCGCCCGGGACCTCGGCGACTTCGAGGAGCTCTCCGAGACGGACGTTCGGCTCGTCGGCGCGACCTTCGAACTCGACGGCACCCTCGTGACCGACGACTACGCGATGCAGAACGTCGCGGACAGGCTCGGCGTCGCCGTCGAGGTCATCGCGCACGACGGCATCGAGGAACAGCGCGAGTGGCTGTTCCAGTGCCAGGGCTGTGGCCGCGAGTTCGACGACGACAAGGATCGCTGTCCGATCTGCGGAAGCGGCCTCTCGCGAAAGAACCCCTCGAACGCGTAA
- a CDS encoding DUF211 domain-containing protein translates to MADVRRIVLDVLIPHDPSLLEFTDRIAEVDGVGGATATVVELDEDVQNLTVAVEGQRLEYEAIEATIEDLGGTIHSVDQVACGERVVERRPTPQDG, encoded by the coding sequence ATGGCAGACGTTCGGCGGATCGTCCTGGACGTGTTGATTCCCCACGACCCGTCGTTGCTCGAGTTCACCGACCGCATCGCGGAGGTGGACGGCGTCGGGGGCGCAACCGCTACCGTCGTCGAACTCGACGAAGACGTCCAGAATCTGACGGTCGCCGTCGAGGGGCAGCGACTCGAGTACGAGGCGATCGAAGCCACGATCGAGGACCTCGGCGGCACGATTCACTCCGTCGACCAGGTCGCGTGCGGTGAACGCGTCGTCGAACGACGGCCGACGCCACAGGACGGGTGA
- the lrpA1 gene encoding HTH-type transcriptional regulator LrpA1 has protein sequence MSSESTRDRILSVLETDAKASYGEIAERADVSKPTVRKYIDQLESEGVIVGYSAEIDPKKLSGQSIALVGMDVESERYVEATRRLQELEEIEALYTSSGDHMLMAEVRAGDGDELGDVISEEILTIDGVTAAHPSFLQERLK, from the coding sequence ATGAGTAGCGAGTCGACGCGGGACCGAATTCTCTCTGTCCTGGAGACCGACGCGAAAGCCTCCTACGGCGAGATTGCGGAACGTGCGGACGTCTCGAAGCCGACGGTGCGCAAGTACATCGACCAGCTCGAATCCGAAGGCGTCATCGTCGGCTACTCCGCGGAGATCGACCCCAAGAAGCTCTCCGGACAGTCGATCGCGCTCGTGGGAATGGACGTCGAGAGCGAGCGCTACGTCGAGGCGACGCGACGGCTCCAGGAACTCGAAGAGATCGAGGCGCTGTACACCTCCAGTGGCGACCACATGCTGATGGCGGAAGTCCGCGCCGGCGACGGGGACGAACTGGGTGACGTGATAAGCGAGGAGATTCTGACCATCGACGGCGTGACGGCCGCCCACCCGTCATTCCTGCAGGAACGACTGAAGTAG
- a CDS encoding 2-oxoacid:acceptor oxidoreductase subunit alpha: MTDDELIWRVAGGSGDGIDSTSQNFAKALMRSGLNVFTHRHYPSRIRGGHTYVEIRAADEEVASRGDGYNFLLALGDSFARNPDEDAYYGNEEVKPLKENLDELREGGIIVYDEGLLDEDDVEDLNERAEEEGWHVYPIDLRGMAREVGREVMRNTAGVGATAALLDMDLDEVENLMEDAMSGDILEQNLEILETAHDHVKEEFEHTHDLEVPTGTNEEEQVLLSGSNGVAYGALDAGCRFIAGYPMTPWTDVFTIMSQNLPDFGGISEQVEDEIAAAALAVGASHAGVKSMSGSSGGGFALMSEPLGLAEMTETPLVLIEAMRAGPSTGMPTKPEQGDLEHILYTSQGDSNRVVFAPGNIKECYEQTRTAFQIAYDYQIPVMVIIDQKLSGENRNVPESFFDRQPDPDPGAVLTEEEIAEAAHDPSGKFNRFLHETEKGVSPRSLPGQKGGHYLATGNEHNMAGHISEDPENRVAQMDRRMQKLESIREELDEESNQTTRGPEDADFGILTWGSSQGTVLEATDRLNEAGHDVKTLSVSEMMPLPAEDIAAFLESVDEAMVVEMNATAQFRGLIQKELGRFGPKLTSLLKYNGNPFEPAEVVEGYHAQQDGEGDTPGTNTTIQPAAGD, encoded by the coding sequence ATGACTGACGACGAACTCATCTGGCGCGTCGCAGGGGGTTCCGGGGACGGGATCGACTCGACGAGTCAGAACTTCGCGAAAGCGCTGATGCGCTCGGGGCTGAACGTGTTCACGCACCGGCACTATCCGTCGCGGATCCGGGGCGGCCACACGTACGTCGAGATCCGGGCAGCGGACGAGGAGGTAGCCTCGCGGGGCGACGGCTACAACTTCCTGCTCGCACTCGGCGACTCGTTCGCCCGGAATCCCGACGAGGACGCCTACTACGGCAACGAGGAGGTCAAGCCGCTGAAGGAGAACCTCGACGAACTCCGAGAGGGCGGCATCATCGTCTACGACGAGGGGCTGCTCGACGAGGACGACGTCGAGGACCTCAACGAACGTGCCGAGGAGGAAGGCTGGCACGTCTACCCGATCGACCTCCGCGGGATGGCCCGCGAGGTCGGTCGCGAGGTCATGCGCAACACGGCGGGCGTCGGTGCGACCGCCGCGCTCCTCGACATGGACCTCGACGAGGTCGAGAACCTGATGGAGGACGCCATGAGCGGCGACATCCTCGAACAGAACCTCGAAATCCTCGAGACTGCCCACGACCACGTCAAGGAGGAGTTCGAACACACCCACGACCTCGAGGTCCCGACGGGGACCAACGAGGAGGAGCAGGTCCTGCTCTCGGGGTCCAACGGCGTCGCCTACGGCGCACTGGACGCTGGCTGTCGCTTCATCGCCGGCTACCCGATGACGCCGTGGACGGACGTGTTCACGATCATGTCCCAGAACCTGCCCGACTTCGGCGGGATCTCCGAGCAGGTCGAAGACGAGATCGCGGCGGCCGCGCTCGCCGTCGGCGCCTCTCACGCGGGCGTGAAGTCCATGTCCGGATCCTCCGGCGGTGGCTTCGCGCTCATGAGCGAGCCCCTCGGGCTCGCGGAGATGACCGAGACGCCGCTCGTCCTCATCGAGGCGATGCGCGCCGGACCGTCCACCGGGATGCCGACCAAGCCCGAGCAGGGCGACCTCGAGCACATCCTCTACACGAGCCAGGGCGACTCCAACCGCGTCGTGTTCGCGCCCGGGAACATCAAAGAGTGCTACGAGCAGACCCGCACCGCGTTCCAGATCGCCTACGACTACCAGATCCCGGTGATGGTCATCATCGACCAGAAGCTCTCCGGTGAGAACCGGAACGTGCCGGAGTCCTTCTTCGATCGCCAGCCCGACCCCGATCCGGGCGCGGTCCTCACCGAGGAGGAGATCGCCGAGGCGGCCCACGACCCCTCCGGGAAGTTCAATCGCTTCCTGCACGAGACGGAGAAGGGCGTGAGCCCGCGCTCGCTGCCCGGCCAGAAGGGAGGGCACTACCTCGCGACCGGGAACGAGCACAACATGGCCGGTCACATCAGCGAGGACCCGGAGAACCGGGTCGCGCAGATGGACCGCCGGATGCAGAAACTCGAGTCGATCCGCGAGGAACTCGACGAGGAGAGCAACCAGACCACGCGCGGCCCCGAAGACGCCGACTTCGGGATCCTCACCTGGGGCAGCTCCCAGGGCACGGTCCTCGAGGCGACAGACCGGCTCAACGAGGCTGGCCACGACGTCAAGACGCTCTCCGTCAGCGAGATGATGCCGCTGCCGGCCGAGGACATCGCAGCGTTCCTCGAGAGCGTCGACGAGGCGATGGTCGTCGAGATGAACGCGACCGCGCAGTTCCGCGGGCTGATCCAGAAGGAGCTGGGCCGCTTCGGTCCGAAGCTCACCAGCCTGCTGAAGTACAACGGCAACCCCTTCGAGCCCGCGGAGGTCGTCGAGGGGTACCACGCCCAGCAGGACGGCGAGGGCGACACGCCCGGAACGAACACCACCATCCAGCCTGCAGCGGGTGACTAA
- a CDS encoding CPBP family intramembrane glutamic endopeptidase — translation MNSEVATDRTGTAADSRFREAVLSFVLGASGYVGIQLTALVLVVGAIGFAGSLTDMEANVVAAVGTGVGAVFFALVYFEHSRHDASFLDLDPPGLRDVGYVVLGVVVLVGALFAISIVANALGLGLSNHSLADTAESADPLIVALLIPASILFVGPGEELVFRNVVQKRLGESFSTWGAIGLASVAFAAIHFPAYATGSLSQILASLVVVFTLSILLGWLYVRTEKLFVPALTHGIYNAIQFTILYVEVASVGLPG, via the coding sequence GTGAATTCAGAGGTCGCCACGGATCGTACCGGCACAGCCGCAGACAGTCGATTCCGGGAGGCGGTGCTGTCCTTCGTGCTCGGTGCCAGTGGCTACGTCGGGATTCAGTTGACGGCGCTGGTCCTCGTGGTCGGCGCCATTGGCTTCGCCGGGAGCCTCACCGACATGGAGGCGAACGTCGTCGCTGCGGTCGGGACCGGCGTCGGTGCGGTGTTCTTCGCGCTCGTGTACTTCGAGCACTCCCGGCACGACGCGTCCTTCCTCGACCTCGATCCGCCGGGCCTCCGGGACGTCGGCTACGTCGTGCTCGGCGTCGTCGTCCTCGTCGGGGCCCTGTTCGCCATTTCAATCGTCGCGAACGCGCTGGGCCTCGGCCTGTCGAATCACTCGCTCGCCGACACCGCCGAGTCCGCCGATCCGCTGATCGTCGCCTTGCTCATTCCCGCGTCGATCCTGTTCGTCGGCCCCGGCGAGGAACTCGTCTTCCGAAACGTCGTGCAGAAACGGCTCGGCGAGTCGTTCTCGACGTGGGGCGCGATCGGTCTGGCGAGCGTCGCGTTTGCGGCGATCCACTTCCCGGCCTACGCGACTGGCTCGCTCTCACAGATCCTCGCCTCGCTCGTCGTCGTGTTCACACTCTCGATCCTGCTCGGCTGGCTCTACGTTCGCACGGAGAAGCTCTTCGTCCCGGCGCTCACCCACGGCATCTACAACGCCATCCAGTTCACGATCCTCTACGTGGAGGTCGCTAGCGTGGGGCTCCCGGGCTGA
- a CDS encoding YhbY family RNA-binding protein — MTDADLRAEAHDLDVTVWVGKGGIEPVIDECNDQLAARDLVKVKFLRAARGGTTVEDLAEDLAEATSADLIETRGNTAVLHR, encoded by the coding sequence GTGACAGACGCTGATCTCCGGGCCGAGGCTCACGACCTGGACGTGACCGTGTGGGTCGGGAAGGGCGGAATCGAACCGGTGATCGACGAGTGCAACGACCAGCTCGCCGCTCGCGACCTGGTGAAAGTGAAGTTCCTTCGCGCCGCACGCGGGGGAACGACCGTCGAGGACCTCGCCGAGGACCTCGCCGAGGCGACCAGCGCGGACCTGATCGAGACGCGGGGCAACACGGCGGTGCTGCACCGATGA
- a CDS encoding CopG family transcriptional regulator: MPRRYSVVCDDDLGDAVEALAREYGLTEQEVLRQLVRRGLETTDDGGNDEPSEVLGH; encoded by the coding sequence ATGCCCAGGCGGTACTCCGTCGTCTGTGACGACGACCTCGGCGACGCCGTGGAGGCCCTCGCCCGCGAGTACGGCCTGACCGAGCAGGAGGTGCTCCGTCAGCTCGTTCGGCGCGGCCTCGAGACGACCGACGACGGCGGCAACGACGAGCCGTCCGAAGTCCTGGGTCACTGA